The sequence below is a genomic window from Draconibacterium halophilum.
TATACAAAACCGGTCAAGAACTTTATTCAGGAAGTGGCTTCAGGAGATGGCGATAATTACTTCGTTACGCCTTCGCACCCGCGAATTGTAGACGGCGAGCCAACAAAAAATCCGCGTTACCTGCAACGCAATATTTTTAAGAATGAAACACAAGACTCCTATCTTGGCGAAATTGGTGTGCGTTTGTTCCGGAAAATAAAAGATAACGATCCGGTGGTTTGGCCTGTAAATGCCGTATTACCCGGAAGAAGAAACAATCCCGTTGATAAAAAGGCAGGAATCCGTCCGCTGTCGGTTTATAATCCAATACACTACCAGGAGTTACCTGAGTTATTCATGGATTTTATTGCAAGTATCACCGGAAAGTCGCCATCTACAACAGGAGCAGGCCTTGAAGGAGCACTTACCAAAGGGCCGTTTAACATGCTGGCGCCTACTACCGACCTGAATAACGCTTTGCTGTCGTACATTCTTACCGAATACCAGGGATTTAGTTCGGCTGCCGGGTACATTGGTTCAGAGAATCGTTTCGACCACGATATTAGTATTCTTATTCCTGAAATTTGGGCACGTTTGGTTCCGGAAGACCGAGATCCGAAAAAACTGATTGAGAATGACTGTTTGGAAAAACTAGATGATTTCGAATATAAAGGGAAAAAGGTACTGGCCAGTCGTTTAGGCTACCGGATAACAAAAAACTTTGCTTTTCGTTGTATGAACCGCTTATTTGACGAACCGCTTGCAGTGTTCAACGAACGAATGCTGAAGCCTGAGTTGCAGAGTTTGGATGATTATGTTGACGGAATAAATAATATAACAGAAGCCATGCAACGTGCCGCGCTGCCATTTTTTGAAGATGGAAGCGTAGAAGGCGCAATTCCACCGTTAAAAGTGTTAATGCATGTAATGGCTTATGGTAACTATGAAGGCAAGGATATCAGTGATCCGGAACTGCGAAAACTTTTCGATAGGGAAGAGGTACTAAAAAGCGACTGGTACAAAGCACGTTTGAAACAAAAACAGGATAAGGATATTGCTTTAATGGTGGAGCAGATTGGTTACCTGGAAGACTTTAAATCAAATGCCAATAATGCAGCACTGGTTGCAGAAATGGATATTGACAGCAGACTTCAAAAAGCAAAAGACAGATTAAAGTATGTTGAGTCGAAGCAATATTTGAAAGAGTTGGTTGGTACAATTGGTGTTGATCCGCTTTGTAAGTAAAAGATACATTCATAAAGTAAAATAGTAAAGGTTCCGTTTGTCAATTACGAACGGAACCATTTTTATGCCCGCTCTTGTAAACATTTAACAGATAGATGTGGTTATTATGCCATAAAATACCTAATTCTAATCTGATTAAAATGAATCCAAGAAAACTATCGATAATTACCGGAATCAGCTATCTGATCATTTTTTTTGCGGCCATATTTGCCAATTTTGTTATGCTTGAGTCTCTGAAACAAAATCCACTCGAAACGATCAGATTTAATCATATGTCTGTGCGCTTTGGCATTTTAGCCTTTTTAATTACTGTTCTGTTTGATGTAGTTGTTGCCTGGGGACTTTTTGGTTTATACCGCAAGCATAAATTTACCCGTTTAAGTACCTATTTTCGGTTGATGCATGCAGCAATAATGGGCGTTGCGGTTTTTGCCTTAGTTCTTACTTTAAAACTTGATTCGGCAGATGAGATTTTATTCCAGGTAGATGTGTTCGAAATTATCTGGCTGATTGGATTATTCTTTTTTGGCGCACACTTAATTCTATTGTCCAATATCATACAAAAGCCAAAGTGGATTGCGGTATTTCTTACCATTGCAGGTATTATGTATATGGTTGATACAGCAGCACATTTTTTGTTGCCCAACTATGCTGATTTAGCAGGAATATTTCTTGCGCTGGTAGCCGTGCCAAGT
It includes:
- a CDS encoding DUF4386 domain-containing protein, with amino-acid sequence MNPRKLSIITGISYLIIFFAAIFANFVMLESLKQNPLETIRFNHMSVRFGILAFLITVLFDVVVAWGLFGLYRKHKFTRLSTYFRLMHAAIMGVAVFALVLTLKLDSADEILFQVDVFEIIWLIGLFFFGAHLILLSNIIQKPKWIAVFLTIAGIMYMVDTAAHFLLPNYADLAGIFLALVAVPSILGEMAFTVWLLVKGERD